From one Macaca nemestrina isolate mMacNem1 chromosome 5, mMacNem.hap1, whole genome shotgun sequence genomic stretch:
- the LOC105482520 gene encoding transcription factor SOX-4 — protein sequence MVQQTNNAENTEALLAGESSDSGAGLELGIASSPTPGSTASTGGKADDPSWCKTPSGHIKRPMNAFMVWSQIERRKIMEQSPDMHNAEISKRLGKRWKLLKDSDKIPFIREAERLRLKHMADYPDYKYRPRKKVKSGNANSSSSAAASSKPGEKGDKVGGSGGGGHGGGGGGGSSNAGGGGGGASGGGANSKPAQKKSCGSKVAGGAGGGVSKPHAKLILAGGGGGGKAAAAAAASSFAAEQAGAAALLPLGAAADHHSLYKARTPSASASASSAASASAALAAPGKHLAEKKVKRVYLFGGLGTSSSPVGGVGAGADPSDPLGLYEEEGAGCSPDAPSLSGRSSAASSPAAGRSPADHRGYASLRAASPAPSSAPSHASSSASSHSSSSSSSGSSSSDDEFEDDLLDLNPSSNFESMSLGSFSSSSALDRDLDFNFEPGSGSHFEFPDYCTPEVSEMISGDWLESSISNLVFTY from the coding sequence atggtgcagcaaaccaacaatGCCGAGAACACGGAAGCGTTACTGGCCGGCGAGAGCTCGGACTCGGGCGCCGGCCTCGAGCTGGGCATCGCCTCCTCCCCCACGCCCGGCTCCACCGCCTCCACGGGCGGTAAGGCCGACGACCCGAGCTGGTGCAAGACCCCGAGTGGGCACATCAAGCGGCCCATGAACGCCTTCATGGTGTGGTCGCAGATCGAGCGGCGCAAGATCATGGAGCAGTCGCCCGACATGCACAACGCCGAGATCTCCAAGCGGCTGGGCAAACGCTGGAAGCTGCTCAAAGACAGCGACAAGATCCCTTTCATTCGAGAGGCGGAGCGGCTGCGCCTCAAGCACATGGCTGACTACCCCGACTACAAGTACCGGcccaggaagaaggtgaaatCCGGCAACGCTAACTCCAGCTCCTCGGCCGCCGCCTCCTCCAAGCCAGGGGAGAAGGGAGACAAGGTCGGTGGCAGCGGCGGGGGCGGCCatgggggcggcggcggcggcgggagcaGCAACGCGGGGGGAGGAGGCGGCGGTGCGAGTGGCGGCGGCGCCAACTCCAAACCGGCGCAGAAAAAGAGCTGCGGCTCCAAAGTGGCGGGCGGCGCGGGCGGCGGGGTCAGCAAACCGCACGCCAAGCTCATCCTggcaggcggcggcggcggcgggaaaGCAGCggctgccgccgccgcctcctccttCGCCGCCGAACAGGCGGGGGCCGCCGCCCTGCTGCCCCTGGGCGCCGCCGCCGACCACCACTCGCTGTACAAGGCGCGGACTCCCAGCGCCTCGGCCTCCGCCTCCTCGGCGGCCTCTGCTTCCGCAGCGCTTGCAGCCCCGGGCAAGCACCTGGCGGAGAAGAAGGTGAAGCGCGTCTACCTGTTCGGCGGCCTGGGCACGTCGTCGTCGCCCGTGGGCGGCGTGGGCGCGGGAGCCGACCCCAGCGACCCCCTGGGCTTGTACGAGGAGGAGGGCGCGGGCTGCTCGCCCGACGCGCCGAGCCTGAGCGGCCGCAGCAGCGCCGCCTCGTCCCCCGCCGCCGGGCGCTCGCCCGCCGACCACCGCGGCTACGCCAGCCTGCGCGCCGCCTCGCCCGCCCCGTCCAGCGCGCCCTCGCACGCGTCCTCCTCGGCCTCGTCccactcctcctcttcctcctcctcggGCTCCTCGTCTTCCGACGACGAGTTCGAAGACGACCTGCTCGACCTGAACCCCAGCTCAAACTTTGAGAGCATGTCCCTGGGCAGCTTCAGCTCGTCGTCGGCGCTCGACCGGGACCTGGATTTTAACTTCGAGCCCGGCTCCGGCTCGCACTTCGAGTTCCCGGACTACTGCACGCCCGAGGTGAGCGAGATGATCTCGGGAGACTGGCTCGAGTCCAGCATCTCCAACCTGGttttcacctactga